The Pseudomonas fluorescens nucleotide sequence CGCCTTCGAAATACAGCTGGGTGATCAGGCGCGTGGCAATCGACGGGCCGCTGATCGACACATGGATATGCGCCGGGCGCCAGTCGTTGGGGCCGTTGCGCCAGGGGTATGGGCCCGGCTTGATGGTGCGGAAGCTGTAATAGCCTTCGCTGTCGGTCAGGGCACGGCCGACGCCACCGAAGTTGGGGTCCAGCGGCGCCAGGTAGCGGTCGTTCTTGTGCCGGTAGCGGCCACCGGCGTTGGCCTGCCAGATCTCTACCAGGGTGTGCGGGATCGGTTTGCCGTGCTGGTCGCAGACGCGCCCGGCGAGAACGATGCGCTCACCGATCGGCAGGCCGCCGTTGTTGAAATTGAGCAGCAGGTCATGGTCGTGGGGGCCGAATTTCAGGTGCGAGAAATCCGGGCCGGTGCTTTCGCTGATCGACTGCGGGATGCTCACCAGGGCCTGGCGCGGCGAACGGGCGACGGACGTCTTGTAGTCGGGGGTCAAGGCTTTGGGGTGCCAGTTGCGATCACGGATAGCGAAGCGACTGTTGTCTTGCGCAGACATGCCGTTCTCCTGTCTTGGAATTATTGGAGGGCCTGTGCGTGGCAGGCGAGCTTGCAGTTTCCGATATGCGCGGCCCGGCGAATACTGAAAAGAATAGTGCCATGCATAACCAGATGGTTATGGATA carries:
- the pcaH gene encoding protocatechuate 3,4-dioxygenase subunit beta yields the protein MSAQDNSRFAIRDRNWHPKALTPDYKTSVARSPRQALVSIPQSISESTGPDFSHLKFGPHDHDLLLNFNNGGLPIGERIVLAGRVCDQHGKPIPHTLVEIWQANAGGRYRHKNDRYLAPLDPNFGGVGRALTDSEGYYSFRTIKPGPYPWRNGPNDWRPAHIHVSISGPSIATRLITQLYFEGDPLIPMCPIVKSIANPDAVQSLIARLDMSNANPMDCLAYRFDIVLRGQRKTHFENR